Proteins encoded together in one Marinobacter sp. Arc7-DN-1 window:
- a CDS encoding DNA-directed RNA polymerase subunit alpha, which produces MQRSVHELLTPRTIDVKESSATRAKVTLEPLERGFGHTLGSALRRILLSSMPGCAVTEAQIGGVLHEYSAIEGVQEDVIEILLNLKGVAVKMHGRDDAELTLSKKGPGVVTAGDIKLDHDVEIANPEHVICHLSEKGEVNMRLRVARGRGYEPADQRGLDEDETRAIGRLQLDATFSPVRRVAYAVESARVEQRTDLDKLVIDLETNGTIDPEEAIRRAATILQQQLAVFVDFDHEKEPERVEEEEEIDPILLRPVDDLELTVRSANCLKAENIYYIGDLIQRTEVELLKTPNLGKKSLTEIKDVLASRGLSLGMRLDNWPPASLRGDDRVLGG; this is translated from the coding sequence ATGCAGCGTTCAGTACATGAGTTATTGACACCTCGTACCATTGACGTGAAGGAATCAAGCGCCACACGTGCCAAGGTTACGCTTGAGCCTCTGGAAAGGGGCTTTGGTCATACCCTGGGTAGTGCACTGCGCCGGATTCTCTTGTCTTCGATGCCGGGCTGCGCCGTGACTGAAGCGCAGATCGGCGGTGTCCTGCACGAGTACAGTGCCATTGAGGGTGTCCAGGAAGACGTGATTGAGATTCTTCTGAATCTCAAGGGCGTCGCCGTAAAAATGCACGGTCGGGACGATGCCGAGCTTACGCTCAGCAAGAAAGGCCCGGGCGTTGTGACAGCCGGTGATATCAAGCTGGATCATGATGTCGAGATTGCTAACCCGGAGCACGTGATCTGTCACCTTAGCGAGAAAGGTGAAGTGAACATGCGGCTCCGCGTTGCCCGTGGTCGCGGCTATGAGCCGGCAGACCAGCGTGGTCTTGACGAGGACGAAACTCGTGCCATCGGACGCCTGCAGCTGGATGCAACGTTCAGCCCGGTTCGTCGTGTGGCTTATGCCGTGGAAAGTGCACGGGTAGAGCAGCGGACCGATCTGGACAAGCTGGTTATTGACCTGGAGACCAATGGCACCATCGACCCGGAAGAAGCAATTCGCCGGGCGGCTACCATTCTCCAGCAGCAACTGGCGGTGTTCGTCGATTTCGATCATGAGAAAGAACCCGAGCGCGTTGAAGAAGAGGAAGAAATCGATCCGATTCTGCTGCGCCCGGTTGATGATCTGGAGTTGACAGTGCGTTCAGCTAACTGCTTGAAGGCTGAGAACATTTACTACATCGGCGATCTTATCCAGCGCACAGAAGTTGAGCTGTTGAAGACGCCTAACCTTGGTAAAAAGTCGCTGACCGAGATCAAGGACGTTCTGGCGTCCCGTGGTCTGTCATTGGGTATGCGTCTTGATAACTGGCCACCGGCTAGCCTTCGTGGCGACGACCGGGTTCTGGGCGGTTAA
- the rplQ gene encoding 50S ribosomal protein L17, whose translation MRHRKSGRKFSRTSAHRKAMFRNMTASLVEHELIKTTLPKAKELRRVAEPLITLSKNDSVANRRLAFSRLRDDAAVAKLFGELGPRYSERPGGYLRILKCGFRAGDNAPMAFVELVGRPLDIEAEEVDEDED comes from the coding sequence ATGCGTCATCGTAAGAGTGGTCGTAAGTTCAGCAGGACCAGTGCGCATCGCAAGGCCATGTTCCGTAACATGACTGCGTCACTGGTTGAGCACGAGCTGATCAAAACAACGCTGCCGAAAGCCAAAGAGCTTCGCCGGGTAGCTGAGCCTTTGATCACGCTTTCCAAGAATGATTCGGTCGCGAATCGTCGTCTGGCGTTCTCACGCCTGCGCGACGATGCAGCGGTTGCCAAGCTGTTTGGTGAGCTTGGTCCCCGTTACAGCGAGCGTCCGGGTGGATACCTTCGTATCCTGAAGTGCGGTTTCCGTGCCGGCGACAATGCCCCCATGGCATTTGTTGAGCTGGTTGGTCGCCCACTGGATATTGAGGCGGAAGAAGTGGACGAAGACGAGGATTAA
- the uvrA gene encoding excinuclease ABC subunit UvrA has translation MDHIQIKGARTHNLKNIDLDMPRDKLIVITGLSGSGKSSLAFDTLYAEGQRRYVESLSTYARQFLSMMEKPDVDHIEGLSPAISIEQKSTSHNPRSTVGTITEIYDYLRLLFARAGEPRCPDHGQPLEAQTISQMVDQVLAMPEDSKLIILAPVIRDRKGEHLQVVETMRSQGFIRLRIDGTVYDIDDAPALDKKRKHQIDVVVDRFKVKPGLEQRLAESFETALELSDGIALVAPMSGEGEEHTFSARYACTQCGYALSELEPRLFSFNNPAGACPTCDGLGVKQFFDPEKIVQHPEATLAAGAIKGWDRRAVYYFQMLGSVAEHYGIDLETPWAELSEEFRNVLLFGSGNEDIPFRYVNSRGHIMEKAHPFEGILPNLERRYRETDSQSMREELARNLSTQPCKDCHGSRLRRSARHVFIEDHNISDVTRLPVGDAHNYFETLALPGQKGEIAEKILKEVRQRLQFLVNVGLEYLTLERSADTLSGGEAQRIRLASQIGAGLVGVMYILDEPSIGLHQRDNDRLLATLTHLRDLGNTVIVVEHDEDAIRAADHVIDIGPGAGIHGGKVIGQGTPQQIIDNPDSLTGQYLNGTREIAIPKERHKGNGQTLTLSGATGNNLRDVTLTLPLGLMTCITGVSGSGKSTLINSTLYPVAATKLNKASSLNHSPYQSLKGLDQLDKVIDIDQSPIGRTPRSNPATYTGLFTPIRELFAGTQESRSRGYKPGRFSFNVKGGRCEACQGDGVIKVEMHFLPDVYVPCDVCKGKRYNRETLEVRYKGKNINEVLQMTVEEGREFFDAVPFLARKLQTLMDVGLSYIRLGQSAVTLSGGEAQRVKLAKELSKRDTGKTLYILDEPTTGLHFYDIQQLLNVLERLRDHGNTIVVIEHNLDVIKTADWIIDLGPEGGSGGGQIIAEGTPEEVADSPASHTGRYLKPMLRR, from the coding sequence ATGGACCATATCCAGATCAAAGGGGCACGAACCCACAACCTGAAGAACATCGACCTGGATATGCCTAGGGACAAGCTGATTGTGATAACCGGCCTTTCCGGTTCGGGCAAGTCATCCCTGGCGTTTGACACGCTCTATGCCGAAGGCCAGCGACGTTACGTGGAATCCCTGTCCACCTATGCCCGCCAGTTCCTGTCCATGATGGAAAAACCGGATGTGGACCACATCGAGGGCCTGTCACCGGCGATTTCCATCGAACAGAAATCCACCTCCCACAACCCTCGCTCCACCGTGGGCACCATTACCGAGATTTACGATTACCTCCGGCTGCTCTTCGCCCGGGCCGGAGAGCCCCGCTGTCCGGACCACGGCCAGCCCCTGGAGGCGCAGACCATCAGTCAGATGGTCGACCAGGTACTGGCGATGCCGGAGGACAGCAAACTGATAATCCTGGCACCGGTCATTCGTGACCGGAAAGGCGAGCACCTCCAGGTGGTCGAAACCATGCGCAGCCAGGGGTTTATTCGCCTTCGGATCGATGGCACGGTTTACGACATCGACGACGCCCCCGCCCTGGACAAGAAACGCAAACACCAGATTGATGTAGTGGTCGACCGCTTCAAGGTCAAGCCGGGTCTGGAGCAGCGCCTTGCCGAGAGCTTTGAAACCGCTCTGGAGCTGTCGGATGGCATTGCCCTGGTTGCTCCGATGAGCGGTGAAGGTGAAGAACATACCTTCTCCGCCCGCTACGCATGCACCCAGTGTGGCTATGCCCTCAGTGAACTGGAACCCCGTCTGTTCTCGTTCAATAACCCGGCCGGCGCCTGCCCGACCTGCGACGGTCTGGGTGTAAAACAGTTCTTCGATCCGGAAAAGATTGTCCAGCACCCGGAAGCAACGCTGGCCGCCGGTGCCATCAAGGGCTGGGACCGGAGAGCTGTCTACTACTTCCAGATGCTCGGCAGCGTAGCAGAGCATTATGGTATCGATCTGGAAACGCCCTGGGCGGAGCTGTCTGAGGAATTTCGCAACGTGTTGCTGTTCGGCTCCGGCAACGAAGACATTCCGTTTCGTTATGTGAATTCCCGGGGCCATATCATGGAAAAGGCTCATCCGTTCGAGGGCATTCTGCCAAACCTGGAGCGCCGCTACCGGGAGACCGACTCCCAGAGTATGCGGGAGGAACTTGCCCGCAACCTGAGCACCCAGCCGTGCAAGGATTGCCACGGCTCACGTCTGCGCCGCAGTGCCCGCCATGTATTTATCGAAGATCACAACATTTCAGACGTAACCCGGCTGCCCGTGGGCGACGCGCACAACTATTTCGAGACCCTGGCCCTGCCCGGGCAAAAAGGGGAAATCGCTGAGAAAATCCTGAAGGAGGTGCGGCAACGCCTGCAGTTTCTGGTGAATGTCGGCCTGGAATACCTGACTCTTGAGCGTAGTGCGGACACCCTGTCCGGCGGGGAAGCCCAGCGGATCCGTTTGGCCAGCCAGATTGGCGCGGGGCTGGTGGGCGTCATGTACATCCTGGACGAGCCCTCCATCGGCCTGCACCAGCGGGATAACGACAGGCTGCTGGCCACCCTCACCCACCTCAGGGATCTGGGCAACACCGTTATTGTGGTTGAACACGACGAGGACGCCATCCGTGCCGCCGATCACGTGATCGACATCGGCCCGGGTGCCGGCATCCACGGGGGGAAAGTCATCGGACAGGGCACTCCTCAGCAGATCATCGACAATCCTGACTCGCTCACTGGCCAGTACCTTAATGGCACCCGGGAAATTGCGATTCCCAAAGAACGACACAAGGGCAACGGTCAAACACTGACCCTGTCCGGTGCAACAGGAAATAATCTCAGGGATGTCACCCTTACCCTGCCCCTCGGGCTGATGACCTGCATCACCGGTGTATCAGGTTCGGGCAAGTCAACCCTGATCAACAGCACCCTGTATCCGGTGGCTGCCACCAAGCTGAACAAGGCCTCAAGCCTGAACCATTCGCCCTATCAGTCCCTGAAGGGCCTGGACCAGCTAGACAAGGTCATCGATATTGACCAGAGCCCCATCGGCCGAACTCCACGCTCCAACCCCGCCACCTATACCGGCCTGTTTACTCCTATTCGGGAACTCTTCGCCGGCACCCAGGAGTCTCGCTCCCGGGGGTACAAACCCGGGCGCTTCTCTTTCAACGTCAAAGGCGGCCGCTGCGAGGCCTGCCAGGGTGATGGCGTAATAAAGGTAGAGATGCACTTCCTGCCAGATGTGTATGTTCCCTGCGACGTCTGCAAGGGCAAACGCTACAACCGTGAAACCCTGGAAGTCCGCTACAAGGGCAAGAACATCAACGAAGTCCTGCAAATGACCGTTGAGGAGGGCCGGGAATTCTTCGATGCCGTGCCGTTCCTCGCCCGCAAACTCCAGACCCTGATGGACGTGGGCCTGTCCTACATTCGCCTGGGCCAAAGCGCCGTCACCCTCTCCGGCGGCGAAGCCCAGCGGGTAAAACTTGCCAAGGAACTGTCCAAGCGGGATACCGGCAAAACCCTGTACATCCTGGACGAACCGACCACCGGCCTGCACTTCTATGACATCCAGCAGCTGCTCAATGTACTGGAACGCCTGCGGGATCACGGCAACACCATTGTCGTGATCGAACACAATCTGGACGTGATCAAGACCGCCGACTGGATCATCGACCTGGGCCCGGAAGGCGGTTCCGGTGGCGGACAGATTATCGCAGAGGGTACACCCGAAGAAGTTGCAGATAGCCCGGCTTCCCACACGGGTCGTTACCTGAAACCGATGCTGCGGAGATGA
- a CDS encoding MFS transporter has product MNTLEKRSVSALASVYAMRMLGLFMVMPVFMLLGSELEGATPALLGFAMGAYGLSQALLQIPFGMLSDRVGRKRMIYIGLVLFAAGSLLAGATDSIYVVIAGRILQGAGAIASVLMALLSDLTREEERTKAMATVGITIGLSFSVSLVLGPLLGAWWGLSGIFYVTAALAVVALVIVNRLVPTPHQHKTSADTHPARDMLGRVVSDGRLLRLDFGIFALHLVLTALFLVFPSMLRDTLGLASSSHWWFYLSVMVTSFFAMVPFIIIGEKKRKMKPVLCGAITLLTLATAGLTGVSASLVAAWVGLFFFFMAFNLLEASLPSLISKEAPAASKGTAMGVYSTSQFMGAFLGGSLGGFLLEQSGTEGVLWFMVVVLGLWLLVALTMPSPGYTTSFVVQLHKVMGNQYDDIDGHLRRLPGVQDVVIVEDAATAYLKVDRQQFDEALLADFSFVRQASNC; this is encoded by the coding sequence ATGAACACGCTGGAAAAACGCTCCGTATCGGCCCTGGCGTCAGTCTACGCCATGCGCATGCTCGGACTGTTCATGGTGATGCCGGTGTTCATGCTGCTCGGTAGCGAGCTTGAAGGCGCCACGCCCGCCTTGCTCGGTTTTGCCATGGGCGCCTATGGCCTCAGCCAAGCCTTGTTACAGATTCCTTTTGGCATGCTCTCTGACCGGGTCGGGCGAAAGCGCATGATCTATATCGGTCTCGTGCTGTTTGCTGCGGGTAGCCTTCTGGCTGGCGCCACGGATTCCATATACGTTGTGATTGCCGGGCGGATTCTTCAGGGGGCGGGGGCGATTGCCAGTGTGCTGATGGCCTTGCTCAGTGACCTGACCCGGGAAGAGGAGCGAACCAAGGCCATGGCCACGGTGGGGATCACCATTGGTTTGTCGTTCTCGGTTTCTCTGGTTCTGGGGCCCCTTCTTGGTGCCTGGTGGGGGTTGTCCGGTATTTTCTATGTCACCGCGGCGTTGGCCGTTGTGGCGCTGGTGATTGTAAATCGTCTGGTACCTACCCCCCATCAGCACAAAACCAGTGCCGATACTCATCCGGCCAGGGATATGCTGGGCCGTGTGGTTTCCGATGGCCGCCTGCTCAGGCTGGACTTCGGGATCTTTGCCCTGCACCTGGTGCTGACTGCTTTGTTTCTGGTATTTCCTTCGATGTTGCGGGATACCCTGGGGCTTGCCAGCAGTTCGCACTGGTGGTTTTACCTGAGCGTGATGGTAACGTCTTTTTTTGCCATGGTGCCGTTCATCATTATCGGCGAGAAAAAACGCAAGATGAAACCGGTTCTGTGTGGGGCCATCACCCTGCTGACCCTGGCCACCGCCGGGTTGACAGGGGTGTCCGCCAGCCTGGTGGCTGCGTGGGTTGGGCTGTTTTTCTTTTTCATGGCGTTCAACCTGCTGGAAGCCAGCCTGCCCTCGCTGATCAGCAAGGAGGCGCCAGCGGCCAGCAAGGGGACGGCGATGGGTGTCTATTCCACGTCCCAGTTCATGGGCGCGTTTCTTGGCGGTTCGCTGGGCGGCTTCCTGTTAGAACAGTCCGGTACTGAGGGTGTCCTCTGGTTTATGGTTGTCGTGCTTGGTCTTTGGTTGCTGGTTGCCCTGACCATGCCTTCGCCCGGCTATACCACCAGTTTCGTGGTACAGTTGCACAAGGTTATGGGTAACCAGTACGACGATATTGATGGCCACCTCCGTCGCCTGCCGGGTGTGCAGGATGTGGTCATTGTTGAAGACGCTGCTACCGCCTATCTTAAGGTGGATCGTCAGCAATTTGATGAAGCGTTACTTGCGGACTTTTCCTTTGTCCGGCAGGCTAGCAATTGTTGA
- the ssb gene encoding single-stranded DNA-binding protein, which produces MARGVNKVILIGNLGQDPDTRYTPNGNAVVNLNLATDESYKDRQTGQLVPKTEWHRIVMFGKVAEVAGQYLRKGSKVYIEGKLQTRKWQNKEGQDVYTTEVVVDINGQMQMLDSRGAEGGANQGAPAGRPQQSDYNAQGGQQNNPPPKQQSGDYGSQPSQGSMPEPVDDFDDDIPF; this is translated from the coding sequence ATGGCACGAGGCGTAAACAAGGTAATTCTTATCGGCAATCTGGGGCAGGACCCGGATACCCGCTACACCCCCAACGGCAATGCCGTGGTGAATCTGAATCTTGCGACAGACGAGAGCTACAAGGATCGTCAAACCGGCCAGCTGGTGCCGAAAACCGAGTGGCACCGGATCGTGATGTTCGGCAAGGTTGCCGAAGTTGCCGGCCAGTACCTGCGTAAGGGCTCAAAGGTCTACATTGAGGGCAAGCTGCAGACGCGTAAATGGCAGAACAAGGAAGGCCAGGACGTTTACACCACCGAGGTGGTGGTGGATATCAATGGCCAGATGCAGATGCTCGACAGCCGTGGTGCCGAAGGTGGCGCGAACCAGGGCGCCCCCGCGGGGCGGCCGCAGCAGTCTGACTATAACGCCCAGGGCGGGCAGCAGAACAATCCGCCACCGAAGCAGCAGTCGGGCGACTATGGCAGCCAGCCGTCTCAGGGTAGTATGCCGGAGCCGGTGGACGATTTCGATGATGACATTCCGTTCTGA
- a CDS encoding tyrosine-type recombinase/integrase, which translates to MGFYGYPFFVNKGGVMKIELVTHKTGEQIPMMLDASGMPVVLPNEFVLSRRSLSTNTLVRNLRELSVLYRWLDKSNCDLSAKLLAQNSFNEAELKGGLVEALRIDQANGRISAVAPNTFNQRLTTIRQFFSWCMDVLTSQLPLSSLDYERLRERKSFLLKALDGSFMSATPMRKSLRKGLNEAEVDFLLAVLHPDAEQGYGRDSAVKFRNYVSVGLMLFCGLRPGELLCLRVEDVQVGAISAIKVERRPADPLDVRRPRPQIKRNGRVIPIENRQLAFALDEYIVTWREVLESKSQDESDYLILSDEGSPLSQSSITQFFQLLRSQYADDLPENLTAKSLRHTFSSRLERVLRASGMDEQRRREALALLRGDSSLDSQDTYIAQEVEEQAIKSLKRYQAEIVSGRTPD; encoded by the coding sequence ATGGGGTTTTATGGCTATCCTTTTTTTGTCAATAAGGGTGGTGTAATGAAAATAGAGCTAGTCACACACAAAACGGGTGAGCAAATACCAATGATGCTGGATGCTTCTGGTATGCCAGTTGTCTTACCCAATGAGTTTGTCCTTTCCAGACGATCCCTTAGTACCAATACATTGGTTCGAAATTTGAGAGAGCTGTCAGTGCTCTATCGTTGGCTGGATAAATCAAATTGTGACTTATCTGCGAAATTACTGGCTCAAAACTCATTCAATGAAGCGGAATTAAAAGGTGGTTTGGTTGAAGCGTTAAGAATCGATCAGGCAAATGGACGTATAAGTGCAGTAGCACCTAATACCTTCAATCAACGGTTAACAACTATCCGACAATTTTTCAGTTGGTGCATGGACGTTCTGACTAGTCAGCTGCCCCTATCTTCCTTGGACTATGAGCGTTTAAGGGAGAGAAAGTCATTTTTGCTTAAAGCGCTCGATGGTAGCTTTATGTCTGCCACACCAATGAGAAAGAGTCTTCGAAAGGGGCTAAATGAGGCAGAAGTTGATTTCTTGCTTGCGGTATTGCACCCCGATGCTGAGCAGGGTTATGGGCGAGATTCTGCTGTAAAATTTAGAAATTATGTATCTGTTGGGCTGATGCTATTTTGTGGTTTAAGGCCAGGTGAGCTGCTTTGCCTCAGGGTAGAGGATGTCCAGGTTGGTGCGATTTCGGCGATAAAGGTTGAGCGTAGACCAGCGGACCCACTAGATGTAAGACGACCTAGGCCTCAAATAAAGCGCAATGGTCGAGTCATCCCGATTGAGAATAGGCAGCTTGCATTTGCTTTGGATGAGTACATTGTTACTTGGCGTGAAGTGCTTGAAAGTAAAAGCCAAGACGAATCAGACTATTTAATCTTGAGTGATGAGGGTTCGCCTTTGTCGCAATCCTCAATTACACAGTTCTTTCAGTTGTTGCGTTCGCAATACGCTGACGATCTTCCTGAAAACTTAACGGCCAAGTCTCTTAGGCATACATTCTCATCCCGGCTTGAACGGGTGTTGCGTGCTTCAGGAATGGATGAGCAGCGCAGAAGGGAAGCCCTAGCCTTGCTTCGTGGCGATAGTAGTTTGGATTCACAAGATACTTACATAGCCCAGGAAGTGGAGGAGCAGGCAATTAAGTCACTGAAGCGGTACCAGGCTGAAATAGTGTCTGGGAGGACGCCGGATTGA